The Vicia villosa cultivar HV-30 ecotype Madison, WI linkage group LG1, Vvil1.0, whole genome shotgun sequence genome includes a region encoding these proteins:
- the LOC131641116 gene encoding protein STRICTOSIDINE SYNTHASE-LIKE 7-like has translation MSEPNTNTRTRTRFLTPFLAIVLPVFVAAAVFYRLDPFEPVHIPLDKVNLSTLTAPLRNDRMRIGSEDIAKGEVVGPEDLVYDAATGVVYTGCADGWVKRVTVNESVVDSVVEEWINTGGRPLGLALEKTGELIVADADKGLLRVTREKKIELLVDEVEGLKFKITDGVDVAHDGTIYFTDASHKYSVKDSVLDILEGKPNGRFLSYNPSTKETTVLLRDLYFPNGVVVSPDQNSVVFCETVMMNCKKYYIQGPKKGSTEKFCDLPGMPDNIHYDGHGQYWIGIATAISPELNILLKYPFIRKVLAIITKQVPSFSFTKNGGVIAVDLEGKQITHYYDSKLSLTSGIRIRNHIYCGSLSYPFIIRLDIEKHPALSTI, from the exons ATGTCGGAGCCAAACACAAACACGCGAACTCGAACTAGGTTTTTAACACCTTTCTTGGCTATAGTTCTTCCGGTTTTTGTTGCAGCAGCGGTTTTCTACCGGCTCGACCCATTCGAACCGGTTCATATACCACTCGACAAAGTGAACCTATCCACGTTGACGGCTCCCTTACGTAACGACCGCATGCGAATAGGATCTGAAGATATTGCAAAGGGTGAAGTTGTTGGACCTGAAGATTTGGTGTACGACGCTGCTACTGGTGTCGTTTATACTGGATGTGCAGATGGGTGGGTTAAGCGAGTTACGGTGAATGAATCGGTGGTTGACTCGGTGGTCGAGGAGTGGATCAACACCGGGGGAAGACCACTCGGGCTTGCTTTGGAGAAAACCGGTGAACTCATCGTCGCCGATGCTGATAAG GGATTGCTGCGAGTAACAAGAGAAAAGAAGATTGAGTTGCTTGTGGATGAGGTTGAGggcttaaaattcaaaataacagATGGTGTTGATGTAGCACATGATGGCACTATTTATTTCACCGATGCTTCACACAAATACTCAGTAAAGGATTCTGTCCTAGATATATTAGAAGGAAAACCTAATGGTAGGTTTTTGAGCTATAATCCATCAACAAAAGAGACAACCGTACTACTTAGAGATCTCTACTTTCCTAATGGAGTTGTTGTCTCACCAGATCAAAATTCGGTGGTTTTTTGCGAAACTGTCAT GATGAATTGCAAGAAATATTACATACAAGGCCCGAAAAAAGGAAGCACAGAAAAGTTTTGTGACCTCCCTGGCATGCCTGATAATATTCATTATGATGGACATGGCCAATATTGGATTGGAATAGCCACG GCCATTTCTCCTGAACTGAATATATTGCTAAAATATCCTTTTATTAGAAAAGTTTTGGCAATCATCACAAAACAAGTTCCAAGTTTTAGTTTCACGAAGAACGGTGGAGTTATAGCTGTGGACTTAGAAGGAAAACAAATTACACACTATTATGATTCCAAATTATCATTAACTAGTGGAATTAGGATTAGAAATCACATATATTGTGGTTCCCTTTCATACCCTTTTATAATACGTCTTGATATTGAGAAACACCCCGCTCTTTCTACAATTTAA